From Rhineura floridana isolate rRhiFlo1 chromosome 5, rRhiFlo1.hap2, whole genome shotgun sequence, a single genomic window includes:
- the RNF121 gene encoding E3 ubiquitin ligase RNF121 isoform X3, producing MFTSKEATFAEVEHARMHLKHRGHEAMHAEMVLILIATLVVAQLLLVQWKQRHPRSYNMVTLFQMWVVPLYFTVKLHWWRFLVIWLFFSAVTAFVTFRATRKPLVQTTPRLVYKWFLLIYKISYATGIVGYMAVMFTLFGLNLLFRVKPEDGMDFGISLLFYGLYYGVLERDFAEMCADYMASTIGFYSASGMPTKHLSDSVCAVCGQQIFVDVNEEGIIENTYRLSCNHVFHEFCIRGWCIVGKKQTCPYCKEKVDLKRMFSNPWERPHVMYGQLLDWLRYLVAWQPVIIGLVQGINYILGLE from the exons atgtttacttcAAAGGAAGCCACATTCGCTGA GGTCGAGCACGCACGGATGCATCTCAAGCACCGTGGCCACGAGGCCATGCATGCCGAAATGGTCCTCATCCTGATTGCCACGCTGGTGGTGGCCCAGCTCCTCCTGGTGCAGTGGAAGCAAAGGCACCCCCGCTCCTACAAC ATGGTGACTCTCTTCCAGATGTGGGTTGTCCCCCTCTACTTCACAGTCAAGCTGCACTGGTGGCGCTTCCTGGTGATCTGGCTCTTCTTTTCAGCTGTCACGGCGTTTGTCACGTTCAGAGCAACTCGTAAACCTCTTGTCCAGACGACTCCCAG GTTGGTTTACAAGtggtttcttctaatatacaagATCAGCTACGCCACAGGAATTGTTGGATACATGGCTGTTATGTTCACTCTCTTTGGGCTTAACTTATTATTCAG AGTCAAGCCGGAAGATGGAATGGACTTTGGGATTTCCCTCCTGTTCTATGGCCTCTATTATGGAGTTCTGGAGCGGGACTTTGCCGAAATGTGTGCTGACTACATGGCGTCCACTATAGGG TTCTACAGTGCATCAGGTATGCCGACGAAGCACCTCTCGGACAGCGTCTGCGCAGTGTGCGGCCAGCAGATCTTTGTTGACGTCAACGAGGAAGGCATCATAGAGAACACTTACAGATTGTCCTGCAATCACGT ATTCCACGAGTTCTGCATCCGCGGCTGGTGCATCGTCGGGAAGAAGCAGACCTGCCCCTACTGCAAAGAGAAGGTGGACCTGAAGCGGATGTTCAGCAACCC CTGGGAGCGGCCTCACGTCATGTATGGGCAGCTCCTCGACTGGCTGCGCTACCTTGTAGCCTGGCAGCCAGTAATCATCGGACTGGTACAGGGTATCAACTACATCCTGGGACTGGAATAA
- the RNF121 gene encoding E3 ubiquitin ligase RNF121 isoform X1, whose amino-acid sequence MAAAVVEVEVGGPLNRDVEEADLSHLAPEERWRVEHARMHLKHRGHEAMHAEMVLILIATLVVAQLLLVQWKQRHPRSYNMVTLFQMWVVPLYFTVKLHWWRFLVIWLFFSAVTAFVTFRATRKPLVQTTPRLVYKWFLLIYKISYATGIVGYMAVMFTLFGLNLLFRVKPEDGMDFGISLLFYGLYYGVLERDFAEMCADYMASTIGFYSASGMPTKHLSDSVCAVCGQQIFVDVNEEGIIENTYRLSCNHVFHEFCIRGWCIVGKKQTCPYCKEKVDLKRMFSNPWERPHVMYGQLLDWLRYLVAWQPVIIGLVQGINYILGLE is encoded by the exons GCTGATCTATCGCACTTGGCTCCTGAGGAGAGATGGAG GGTCGAGCACGCACGGATGCATCTCAAGCACCGTGGCCACGAGGCCATGCATGCCGAAATGGTCCTCATCCTGATTGCCACGCTGGTGGTGGCCCAGCTCCTCCTGGTGCAGTGGAAGCAAAGGCACCCCCGCTCCTACAAC ATGGTGACTCTCTTCCAGATGTGGGTTGTCCCCCTCTACTTCACAGTCAAGCTGCACTGGTGGCGCTTCCTGGTGATCTGGCTCTTCTTTTCAGCTGTCACGGCGTTTGTCACGTTCAGAGCAACTCGTAAACCTCTTGTCCAGACGACTCCCAG GTTGGTTTACAAGtggtttcttctaatatacaagATCAGCTACGCCACAGGAATTGTTGGATACATGGCTGTTATGTTCACTCTCTTTGGGCTTAACTTATTATTCAG AGTCAAGCCGGAAGATGGAATGGACTTTGGGATTTCCCTCCTGTTCTATGGCCTCTATTATGGAGTTCTGGAGCGGGACTTTGCCGAAATGTGTGCTGACTACATGGCGTCCACTATAGGG TTCTACAGTGCATCAGGTATGCCGACGAAGCACCTCTCGGACAGCGTCTGCGCAGTGTGCGGCCAGCAGATCTTTGTTGACGTCAACGAGGAAGGCATCATAGAGAACACTTACAGATTGTCCTGCAATCACGT ATTCCACGAGTTCTGCATCCGCGGCTGGTGCATCGTCGGGAAGAAGCAGACCTGCCCCTACTGCAAAGAGAAGGTGGACCTGAAGCGGATGTTCAGCAACCC CTGGGAGCGGCCTCACGTCATGTATGGGCAGCTCCTCGACTGGCTGCGCTACCTTGTAGCCTGGCAGCCAGTAATCATCGGACTGGTACAGGGTATCAACTACATCCTGGGACTGGAATAA
- the RNF121 gene encoding E3 ubiquitin ligase RNF121 isoform X2 has translation MAPLKADLSHLAPEERWRVEHARMHLKHRGHEAMHAEMVLILIATLVVAQLLLVQWKQRHPRSYNMVTLFQMWVVPLYFTVKLHWWRFLVIWLFFSAVTAFVTFRATRKPLVQTTPRLVYKWFLLIYKISYATGIVGYMAVMFTLFGLNLLFRVKPEDGMDFGISLLFYGLYYGVLERDFAEMCADYMASTIGFYSASGMPTKHLSDSVCAVCGQQIFVDVNEEGIIENTYRLSCNHVFHEFCIRGWCIVGKKQTCPYCKEKVDLKRMFSNPWERPHVMYGQLLDWLRYLVAWQPVIIGLVQGINYILGLE, from the exons GCTGATCTATCGCACTTGGCTCCTGAGGAGAGATGGAG GGTCGAGCACGCACGGATGCATCTCAAGCACCGTGGCCACGAGGCCATGCATGCCGAAATGGTCCTCATCCTGATTGCCACGCTGGTGGTGGCCCAGCTCCTCCTGGTGCAGTGGAAGCAAAGGCACCCCCGCTCCTACAAC ATGGTGACTCTCTTCCAGATGTGGGTTGTCCCCCTCTACTTCACAGTCAAGCTGCACTGGTGGCGCTTCCTGGTGATCTGGCTCTTCTTTTCAGCTGTCACGGCGTTTGTCACGTTCAGAGCAACTCGTAAACCTCTTGTCCAGACGACTCCCAG GTTGGTTTACAAGtggtttcttctaatatacaagATCAGCTACGCCACAGGAATTGTTGGATACATGGCTGTTATGTTCACTCTCTTTGGGCTTAACTTATTATTCAG AGTCAAGCCGGAAGATGGAATGGACTTTGGGATTTCCCTCCTGTTCTATGGCCTCTATTATGGAGTTCTGGAGCGGGACTTTGCCGAAATGTGTGCTGACTACATGGCGTCCACTATAGGG TTCTACAGTGCATCAGGTATGCCGACGAAGCACCTCTCGGACAGCGTCTGCGCAGTGTGCGGCCAGCAGATCTTTGTTGACGTCAACGAGGAAGGCATCATAGAGAACACTTACAGATTGTCCTGCAATCACGT ATTCCACGAGTTCTGCATCCGCGGCTGGTGCATCGTCGGGAAGAAGCAGACCTGCCCCTACTGCAAAGAGAAGGTGGACCTGAAGCGGATGTTCAGCAACCC CTGGGAGCGGCCTCACGTCATGTATGGGCAGCTCCTCGACTGGCTGCGCTACCTTGTAGCCTGGCAGCCAGTAATCATCGGACTGGTACAGGGTATCAACTACATCCTGGGACTGGAATAA
- the LOC133385747 gene encoding serum response factor-like, with amino-acid sequence MLPSQAGAGNGAAALPRSSVMGMARTSSGRPGAGLPRGVNGGSGGGGDAVAGGVRGPDNGTGPPSMQGTVRGSFERDWDLGAAAAASNSSEGNSDLAEDEELVGYRRGMKRTLGDMELGVVVGPEAAAAAAAAGSYGGVSGPVSGAKPGKKTRGRVKIKMEFIDNKLRRYTTFSKRKTGIMKKAYELSTLTGTQVLLLVASETGHVYTFAPRKLQPMITSETGKGLIQTCLNSPDSPPRSDPTTDQRMSATGFEETDLTYQVSESDSSGETKTLVWRGQGQLTIRSKVFFS; translated from the coding sequence ATGTTACCCAGCCAGGCCGGGGCCGGGAACGGCGCTGCCGCCCTGCCCCGGAGCTCGGTCATGGGCATGGCGCGGACGTCCTCCGGCCGGCCAGGTGCTGGGCTGCCCCGCGGAGTGAACGGAGGAAGTGGCGGGGGAGGTGACGCTGTTGCTGGAGGAGTCCGGGGCCCCGACAATGGGACGGGCCCGCCTAGTATGCAGGGGACGGTCAGGGGTAGCTTTGAGCGGGATTGGGACTtaggggcagcggcggcagcgtcCAACAGTAGCGAAGGCAATTCCGACTTGGCCGAAGACGAGGAGCTGGTGGGCTATCGGCGCGGCATGAAGCGGACTTTGGGTGACATGgagctgggggtggtggtggggccggaggcggctgctgctgctgcagcggcGGGGAGCTACGGCGGGGTGAGCGGGCCTGTGAGCGGCGCCAAACCAGGCAAGAAGACCCGCGGCCGCGTCAAGATCAAGATGGAATTTATCGACAACAAGCTGCGGCGCTACACCACGTTCAGCAAGAGGAAGACGGGCATCATGAAGAAGGCCTATGAACTTTCCACCCTAACGGGCACTCAAGTATTGCTGCTTGTTGCCAGCGAGACGGGCCACGTCTACACGTTTGCCCCTCGGAAGCTGCAACCCATGATCACCAGTGAGACAGGAAAAGGGCTGATCCAGACGTGCTTGAACTCTCCTGACTCTCCTCCTCGGTCAGACCCAACCACTGATCAGCGCATGAGCGCTACAGGCTTTGAGGAGACGGACCTCACTTATCAGGTGTCGGAGTCAGATAGCAGCGGAGAAACAAAGACTCTAGTGTGGAGAGGACAAGGGCAACTAACTATACGAAGCAAAGTCTTCTTCTCATGA